One part of the Cinclus cinclus chromosome 20, bCinCin1.1, whole genome shotgun sequence genome encodes these proteins:
- the LOC134052119 gene encoding myosin-1B-like isoform X1 encodes MSSDAEMAIFGEAAPYLRKSEKERIEAQNKPFDAKSSVFVVHAKESFVKGTVTSRESGKVTVKTEGGETLTVKEDQIFSMNPPKYDKIEDMAMMTHLHEPAVLYNLKERYAAWMIYTYSGLFCVTVNPYKWLPVYNPEVVLAYRGKKRQEAPPHIFSISDNAYQFMLTDRENQSILITGESGAGKTVNTKRVIQYFATIAASGDKKKEEKSSGKMQGTLEDQIISANPLLEAFGNAKTVRNDNSSRFGKFIRIHFGATGKLASADIETYLLEKSRVTFQLKAERSYHIFYQIMSNKKPELIDMLLITTNPYDYQFVSQGEITVASINDQEELMATDSAIDILGFTADERTAIYKLTGAVMHYGNLKFKQKQREEQAEPDGTEVADKAAYLMGLNSADLLKALCYPRVKVGNEYVTKGQTVQQVYNSVGALAKAVYEKMFLWMVIRINEQLDTKQPRQYFIGVLDIAGFEIFDFNSLEQLCINFTNEKLQQFFNHHMFVLEQEEYKKEGIEWEFIDFGMDLAACIELIEKPMGIFSILEEECMFPKATDTSFKNKLYDQHLGKSNNFQKPKPGKGKAEAHFSLVHYAGTVDYNISGWLEKNKDPLNETVIGLYQKSSVKTLALLFASAGGEAEASGGGGSGGKKGGKKKGSSFQTVSALFRENLNKLMTNLRSTHPHFVRCIIPNETKTPGAMEHELVLHQLRCNGVLEGIRICRKGFPSRVLYADFKQRYKVLNASAIPEGQFIDSKKASEKLLGSIDVDHTQYRFGHTKVFFKAGLIGLLEEMRDEKLAQLITRTQALCRGFLMRVEYQRMVERRESIFCIQYNIRSFMNVKHWPWMKLFFKIKPLLKSAESEKEMANMKGEFEKTKEELAKSEAKRKELEEKMVSLLKEKNDLQLQVQAEADSLADAEERCDQLIKTKIQLEAKIKEVTERAEDEEEINAELTAKKRKLEDECSELKKDIDDLELTLAKVEKEKHATENKVKNLTEEMAALDETIAKLTKEKKALQEAHQQTLDDLQVEEDKVNTLTKAKTKLEQQVDDLEGSLEQEKKLRMDLERAKRKLEGDLKLAQDSIMDLENDKQQLDEKLKKKDFEISQIQSKIEDEQALGMQFQKKIKELQARIEELEEEIEAERTSRAKAEKHRADLSRELEEISERLEEAGGATAAQIDMNKKREAEFQKMRRDLEEATLQHEATASALRKKHADSTAELGEQIDNLQRVKQKLEKEKSEMKMEIDDLASNMESVSKAKANLEKMCRTLEDQLSEIKTKEEEHQRMINDLNAQRARLQTEAGEYSRQVDEKDALVSQLSRGKQAFTQQIEELKRHLEEEIKAKSALAHALQSARHDCDLLREQYEEEQEAKGELQRALSKANSEVAQWRTKYETDAIQRTEELEEAKKKLAQRLQDAEEHVEAVNAKCASLEKTKQRLQNEVEDLMIDVERSNAACAALDKKQKNFDKILAEWKQKYEETQAELEASQKESRSLSTELFKMKNAYEESLDHLETMKRENKNLQQEISDLTEQIAEGGKAIHELEKVKKQIEQEKSEIQAALEEAEASLEHEEGKILRLQLELNQVKSEIDRKIAEKDEEIDQLKRNHLRVVDSMQSTLDAEIRSRNEALRLKKKMEGDLNEMEIQLSHANRMAAEAQKNLRNTQAVLKDTQIHLDEALRTQDDLKEQVAMVERRANLLQAEVEELRAALEQTERSRKLAEQELLDASERVQLLHTQNTSLINTKKKLETDIAQIQGEMEDTIQEARNAEEKAKKAITDAAMMAEELKKEQDTSAHLERMKKNLDQTVKDLQHRLEEAEQLALKGGKKQIQKLEARVRELEGEVDAEQKRSAEAVKGVRKYERRVKELTYQSEEDRKNVLRLQDLVDKLQMKVKSYKRQAEEAEELSNVNLSKFRKIQHELEEAEERADIAESQVNKLRVKSREFHSKKIAEEE; translated from the exons ATGTCATCAGACGCCGAGATGGCCATCTTTGGGGAGGCTGCTCCTTACCTCCGGAAGTCAGAAAAGGAGAGAATTGAGGCCCAGAACAAACCTTTTGATGCCAAGTCATCCGTCTTTGTGGTACATGCAAAGGAATCCTTTGTGAAAGGGACAGTCACGAGCAGGGAATCAGGAAAAGTCACTGTCAAGACTGAAGGGGGAGAG ACCCTGACCGTGAAGGAAGATCAAATCTTCTCCATGAACCCTCCCAAGTATGACAAAATCGAGGACATGGCCATGATGACCCACCTCCACGAACCCGCTGTGCTGTACAACCTCAAAGAGCGTTATGCAGCCTGGATGATCTAC ACCTACTCGGGTCTCTTCTGCGTCACCGTCAACCCCTACAAGTGGCTGCCGGTGTACAACCCCGAGGTGGTGTTGGCCTACCGAGGCAAGAAGCGCCAGGAGGCCCCTCCACACATCTTCTCCATCTCTGACAATGCCTATCAGTTCATGCTGACTG ATCGGGAGAACCAGTCCATCCTGATCAC CGGAGAATCCGGTGCTGGGAAGACTGTGAACACAAAGCGTGTCATCCAGTACTTTGCAACAATTGCAGCCAGTGGAGacaagaagaaggaggagaagtcATCAGGCAAAATGCAG GGAACGCTTGAGGATCAAATCATCAGCGCCAACCCACTGCTGGAGGCCTTTGGAAACGCCAAGACCGTGAGGAACGACAACTCCTCACGCTTT GGCAAATTCATCAGAATCCACTTTGGGGCCACAGGCAAACTGGCTTCTGCTGACATTGAAACTT ATCTGCTGGAGAAGTCCAGAGTCACTTTCCAGCTCAAGGCGGAAAGGAGCTACCACATCTTTTATCAGATCATGTCCAACAAGAAGCCAGAGCTAATCG ACATGCTCCTCATCACCACCAACCCATATGACTACCAATTTGTGAGTCAAGGTGAGATCACTGTTGCCAGCATTAACGACCAGGAGGAGCTGATGGCTACAGAT AGTGCCATTGACATCCTGGGTTTCACTGCCGATGAGAGAACAGCCATCTACAAGCTGACTGGGGCTGTCATGCATTACGGGAACTTGAAGTTCAAACAGAAACAACgagaggagcaggcagagcctgaTGGCACAGAAG TTGCTGACAAGGCTGCCTACCTGATGGGTCTGAACTCAGCAGACCTGCTCAAGGCCCTCTGCTACCCCCGAGTCAAGGTGGGGAACGAATACGTGACCAAGGGCCAAACTGTGCAGCAG GTGTACAATTCAGTGGGTGCCCTGGCAAAGGCTGTCTATGAGAAGATGTTCCTGTGGATGGTTATTCGCATCAATGAACAGCTGGACACGAAGCAGCCCAGGCAGTACTTCATTGGTGTCCTGGACATTGCTGGCTTTGAGATATTTGAT TTCaacagcctggagcagctgtgcatCAACTTCACCAATGAGAAACTGCAACAGTTCTTCAACCACCACATGTtcgtgctggagcaggaggagtaCAAGAAGGAGGGGATTGAATGGGAGTTCATTGACTTTGGCATGGACCTGGCTGCCTGCATTGAGCTCATTGAGAAG CCCATGGGCATCTTCTCCATCCTGGAAGAGGAGTGCATGTTCCCCAAGGCAACTGACACCTCTTTCAAGAACAAGCTCTATGACCAGCACCTGGGCAAGTCCAACAACTTCCAGAAGCCCAAGCCTGGCAAAGGCAAGGCTGAAGCCCACTTCTCCCTGGTGCACTACGCTGGCACAGTGGACTACAACATCTCTGGCTGGCTGGAGAAGAACAAAGACCCTCTGAATGAAACTGTCATTGGGCTGTACCAGAAATCATCTGTGAAGACCCTGGCTTTACTCTTTGcctctgctggaggagaggcag AGGctagtggtggtggtggcagtggtggcaaGAAGGGAGGCAAGAAGAAGGGTTCTTCTTTCCAGACTGTCTCAGCTCTTTTCCGG GAGAACCTGAACAAGCTGATGACCAATCTGCGGAGCACTCACCCCCATTTTGTGCGCTGTATCATCCCCAATGAGACTAAAACACCTG GTGCCATGGAGCACGAGCTGGTGCTGCACCAGCTGCGCTGTAACGGCGTGCTGGAAGGGATCAGGATTTGCAGGAAAGGCTTCCCCAGCAGAGTCCTCTATGCTGACTTCAAACAGAG ATACAAGGTGCTTAATGCCAGTGCCATCCCCGAGGGACAGTTCATCGATAGCAAGAAGGCTTCTGAGAAGCTCCTTGGCTCAATCGATGTGGACCACACCCAGTACAGATTTGGACACACCAAG GTGTTCTTCAAAGCTGGGTTGATAGGGCTCCTGGAGGAGATGAGGGATgagaagctggcacagctcaTCACCCGCACCCAGGCCTTGTGCAGGGGCTTCCTGATGAGGGTGGAGTACCAGAGAATGGTGGAGAGGAG GGAGTCCATCTTCTGCATCCAGTACAACATTCGTTCATTCATGAATGTCAAACACTGGCCATGGATGAAGCTGTTCTTCAAGATCAAGCCTTTGCTGAAGAGTGCAGAGTCTGAGAAGGAGATGGCCAACATGAAGGGGGAGTTTGAGAAAACCAAGGAAGAACTTGCCAAGTCAGAAGCAAAGCGGAAGGAGCTTGAGGAGAAAATGGTTTCTTtactgaaggagaaaaatgacCTGCAGCTCCAAGTGCAGGCT GAAGCAGATAGCTTGGCTGATGCTGAGGAAAGGTGTGACCAGCtcatcaaaaccaaaatccagcTGGAAGCCAAAATTAAAGAGGTGACTGAAAGAGCTGAGGATGAAGAGGAAATTAATGCTGAGCTTACAGCCAAGAAGAGGAAACTGGAGGATGAATGTTCAGAGCTGAAGAAAGACATTGATGACCTTGAGCTAACACTGGCCAAggtggagaaagaaaaacatgccACGGAAAACAAG GTGAAAAACCTGACTGAGGAGATGGCAGCCCTGGACGAGACCATTGCCAAGCtgacaaaagagaagaaagcccTCCAAGAGGCCCATCAGCAGACCCTGGATGACCTGCAGGtagaggaagacaaagtcaatACTCTGACCAAAGCCAAGACCAAGCTGGAACAGCAAGTGGACGAT CTGGAAGGGTCCCTGGAGCAAGAGAAGAAACTGCGCATGGACCTGGAGAGAGCTAAGAGGAAACTGGAAGGAGACCTGAAGCTGGCCCAGGACAGCATCATGGATTTGGAGAAtgacaagcagcagctggatgagAAACTGAAGAA gaaagaCTTTGAAATCAGCCAGATCCAGAGCAAGATCGAGGATGAACAAGCCCTGGGCATGCAATTTCAGAAGAAGATCAAGGAGTTGCAG GCCCGTattgaggagctggaggaggaaattGAGGCAGAGCGAACCTCTCGCGCTAAAGCAGAGAAGCATCGGGCTGACCTGtccagggagctggaggagatcAGCGAGCGCCTGGAAGAAGCAGGAGGGGCCACAGCAGCTCAGATTGATATGAACAAGAAGCGTGAGGCAGAATTCCAGAAGATGCGCCGTGACCTGGAAGAGGCCACGCTGCAGCACGAGGCCACGGCTTCCGCCCTGCGCAAGAAGCACGCggacagcacagctgagctgggggagCAGATCGACAACCTGCAACGCGTGAagcagaagctggagaaggagaagagtgAGATGAAGATGGAGATTGATGACTTGGCCAGCAACATGGAGTCTGTCTCCAAAGCCAAG GCTAACCTGGAGAAGATGTGCCGCACCCTGGAAGACCAGCTGAGTGAGATTAAGACCAAGGAAGAAGAGCATCAGCGCATGATCAATGACCTCAATGCTCAAAGAGCTCGTCTGCAGACAGAAGCAG GAGAATATTCACGCCAGGTGGATGAGAAGGATGCTTTGGTTTCTCAGCTGTCAAGAGGTAAACAGGCTTTCACCCAACAGATTGAGGAACTCAAGAGGCATCTGGAAGAAGAGATAAAG GCCAAGAGTGCCCTGGCCCATGCCCTGCAGTCCGCTCGCCACGACTGTGACTTGCTCCGAGAACAAtatgaggaggagcaggaggccaAGGGGGAGCTGCAGCGAGCCCTGTCCAAGGCCAACAGTGAAGTGGCCCAGTGGAGAACCAAATATGAGACGGACGCGATTCAGCGCACGGAGGAGCTCGAGGAGGCCAA GAAGAAGCTGGCCCAGCGTCTGCAGGATGCAGAGGAACATGTTGAGGCTGTCAATGCCAAATGTGCCTCCCTGgaaaagacaaagcagagaCTGCAGAATGAAGTGGAGGACCTGATGATTGACGTGGAGAGATCcaatgctgcctgtgctgctctggataAGAAGCAGAAGAACTTTGACAAG ATCCTGGCAGAATGGAAGCAGAAGTATGAGGAAACgcaggctgagctggaggcCTCCCAGAAGGAGTCACGCTctctcagcacagagctgttcaAGATGAAGAATGCCTATGAGGAGTCCTTGGACCACCTGGAAACAATGAAGCGGGAGAACAAGAACTTGCAGC AGGAGATTTCTGACCTCACGGAGCAGATTGCTGAGGGAGGAAAAGCGATTCATGAGCTTGAGAAAGTCAAGAAGCAGATTGAGCAGGAGAAGTCTGAAATTCAGGCTGCTCTGGAGGAAGCTGAG GCCTCCCTGGAACATGAAGAGGGGAAGATCTTGCGCCTGCAGCTTGAGCTCAACCAAGTGAAGTCTGAGATTGACAGGAAGATAGCAGAGAAAGATGAGGAGATTGACCAGCTGAAGAGAAACCACCTCCGAGTCGTGGACTCCATGCAGAGCACTCTGGATGCTGAGATCAGGAGCAGGAATGAAGCCCTGAGACTGAAGAAGAAGATGGAGGGAGACCTGAATGAAATGGAGATTCAGCTGAGCCATGCCAACCGCATGGCTGCAGAGGCACAGAAGAACCTGAGAAACACCCAGGCAGTTCTCAAG GACACCCAGATCCATCTGGATGAAGCTCTCAGGACTCAGGATGACCTGAAGGAGCAGGTGGCCATGGTGGAGCGCAGAGCAAACCTGCTGCAGGCTGAAGTTGAGGAGCTCCgggcagccctggagcagaCAGAGCGGTCGAGGAAACTGGCTGAGCAGGAGCTTCTGGATGCAAGTGAGAGAGTTCAGCTTCTCCACACTCAG AACACCAGCTTGATCAACACCAAGAAGAAGCTGGAAACGGACATTGCCCAGATCCAGGGTGAAATGGAGGATACCATCCAGGAAGCCCGCAATGCTGAGGAGAAGGCCAAGAAGGCCATCACAGAT GCAGCCATGATGGCAGAAGagctgaagaaggagcaggACACCAGTGCCCACCTGGAGAGAATGAAGAAGAACCTGGACCAGACAGTGAAGGACCTGCAGCACCGTCTGGAAGAGGCTGagcagctggcactgaagggagggaagaagcagatCCAGAAGCTGGAGGCCAGG GTGCGGGAGCTGGAAGGGGAGGTTGATGCTGAGCAGAAGCGCAGCGCTGAAGCCGTGAAGGGTGTGCGCAAGTACGAGCGGAGGGTGAAGGAACTGACCTACCAG TCTGAGGAAGACAGGAAGAATGTCCTCAGGCTGCAGGATCTGGTGGACAAGCTGCAAATGAAAGTGAAATCCTACAAGAGACAAGCTGAGGAAGCT GAGGAGCTGTCCAATGTCAACCTGTCCAAGTTCCGCAAGATCCAGCACGAGCTGGAGGAAGCTGAGGAGCGGGCTGACATTGCAGAGTCACAGGTCAACAAGCTCCGAGTGAAGAGCCGGGAGTTTCACAGCAAGAAAATTGCAGAGGAAGAGTAG